In the genome of Nitratireductor sp. GISD-1A_MAKvit, the window TGGTCGTTGAAGACGACGAACCGCTTTGCGTGCTTCTGAAATACAATCTTGAGGCCGAAGGCTATCAGGTCGAGATGATCTCGCGCGGGGACGAAGCCGAGGTCCGCCTGCAGGAAAACGTTCCCGATCTTCTGGTCCTCGACTGGATGGTGCCTGCCGTTTCCGGCATTGAGCTGTGCCGCCGCTTGCGGATGCGACCGGAAACCGAACGACTGCCGGTGATCATGCTTACCGCACGTGGCGAGGAAAGCGACCGGGTGCGGGGTCTTTCCACCGGTGCCGATGATTATCTTGTGAAGCCGTTTTCGACGCCAGAATTCATCGCGCGTGTACGGGCGCTGCTGCGTCGTGCGAAGCCGGAAGTCCTTTCAACGGTGCTTTCGGTTGGCGATATCGTGCTCGACCGGGAATCCCATCGCGTCTACCGTCGCAAGAACGAAATTCGCCTCGGTCCGACAGAGTTTCGACTTCTCGAATTCATGATGCAGCATCCAGGACGTGTGTTTTCACGCAGTCAGTTGCTCGACAATGTCTGGGGCGAAACGATCTATATCGACGAGCGCACGGTCGACGTTCATGTCGGCCGCCTGCGCAAGGCGGTGAATCAGGGGCGCCTGCCCGATGTGATCCGCACCATTCGCGGTGCCGGATACGCTATCCGGGAAGCGTGAAGACAAAAGAAAAACCCCGGCAGGACCGGGGTTTTTGACGCTCGTGGTGGTTACTGTTTCGCGATGGCCCGCTCGTTCGGCAGGCGGGGCGCATGTTCGTTCTGCGCGATCGCATAGTCGTTCAGCCGTTCAAGCGAAGCGGTCAGTCTGCCATCGCTTGTGATGTCCCACTCAAGCACCGCGTCGTCATAGACCAGCGCCGGGTCCACAAAAACGCAGGTGGCCAGAACGCGGTCTGCTTCCGCAGCAAGCTCGCGGGAGGCGAAGCGCTTTTCCGCTTCGCATTCTTCCCGGGTTTCAAAGATGGGGGCAGGTGCCGGCAATTCACGGCACTGGTCCATATCTCCCGAACATCCGACGATGAGAAGAAGTGCAGCTATGTGTTCCATGGCTCTCTCCTTTCACCTGTCTTTCGCGGGGGATGCCATGGAAGCTCCGCCGCGGAGAAATCACGCCTCTGTCAGGCCGTTGTTTACCCGCGTCTGCGCATCAGACCCATAACCAGCGACACCACCAGAAGAATGAGGAAGATGTAGAACAGAATCTGCGCGATGCCTGTGGAAGCGCCGGCAATTCCGCCGAAACCAAGCGCACCGGCAACCAGCGCGACAACCAGAAAAACAAGGGCCCAGTAAAGCATTCTCTCTCTCCGTTTAGTTGTTTCTGCTAAACGTGCGCCTGCCATAATGGTTCCGCGGGAAAGCCGCTCACCCACGATTCAGTGAGGCGGTTTTCTGCAGCCTGCAAAGAAAAAGGCCGCCCGGAGGCGACCTTTGCAAAACGCGTTTTTGAAACAACCGTCAGGCGGCTGCCTGTGCCTGATGGTCGAAGAACAGGGCCTGGCTGATAAGCGCCTTGACCATCTCCGGACTGAAAGGCTTGGTGACGAGAAATGTCGGTTCGGGGCGTTCGCCGGTCAAGAGCCGCTCGGGGAAGGCGGTGATGAATATGACCGGAACGGCCGAAGATTCGAGAATTTCGTTGACCGCATCGAGTCCGGAGCTGCCGTCCGCAAGCTGAATGTCGGCAAGCACCATCTTGGGACGGGTGCTGGAGAACATCTCCACCGCCTGTTTGTGGGTGCGTGCGGTGCCGACCACGCGGTGGCCGAGACTTTCCACCATCTCCTCAATGTCCATCGCGATGAGCGGCTCATCCTCGATGATCATGATGTCGGTTGCGACCTGGCGCGAGATTTCCTCGCTCGCTTCACGCAGCATGGCATTGATGCCCTGATCGTCCGTCTCCAGAATTTCCGCGGCCTCTTCGGGGCGGAAATTCTCGACTGCCACCAGCAGGAATGCCTGTCGTGGGCGCGGTGCAAGAGAAGACAGATTGTTGCGGGCGCGCTGTTCCCATGCGGATGCCGGCGCATCGTCGGGCACGCGAATGTCAAGTCTCTCGAACAGGGATGTAAACAGCCTGAAGAGAGCGATCTTGTCGGTTGAAGCTTCGGGAAAGATGCTCGTATCCGCAATCAACGCTTCAAGTGTTGCGGCCACCAGGGCGTCACCGCTTGATTGGGAACCGGAAACGGCTCTGGAGAATCGCCTCAGATACGGCAGATGCGGGGCGATACGCGCTGACAATGTCATGGATTTCAGGTCTCCCTCGTGACTTAGCAATAATACAAAACTGCGACTATGAAGTTCCAAACGCCCGGGCTGCGAAAATGTTCCACACTTGCGGAACGATTTCCGGCTGGACGCGTTAAGACTAAGACAAAAGTGAGATGGCTTGCTTTCCTGGGCGGAGGTGGAGCCACTGGGAGAACGACTTTATGGATGAAAATCACGCATGAATTACGGCAAGCCAGACACGCGCAAGAGCGCCGGAAGGCGCGATAAAAATGACGATCCCCTTGGTGCAAACTCCGAGATCGGGCGCAAACTCAGACAATATTACGACGATTTGATCGGGGAAGAGATTCCGGACCGCTTCAGCGACCTTTTGAGCCAGCTCGAACAAAAAAGCGGTGCCGGCACGGCCGGAAACAAGGATTGATTCCATGAGTGTGTATCCCGGCTTTCGCGATGATCTTCTGGCTGCGGTGCCCAGTCTGAGGGCGTTTGCGGTTTCTCTTTCGAAAAACACCGACCGAGCCGACGATCTCGTACAGGAGGCGCTCGTCAAGGCCTGGGACAAGCAGGCAAGCTACCAGCCCGGAACCAATCTGAAGGCGTGGCTCTTCACGATCCTGCGCAATGAGTTCTATTCGCAGATGCGCAAGCGCAAACGCGAGGTGGAAGACAGCGACGGTGCCATTACCGGACGCCTTTCCGTTCATCCCGCGCAGGAAGGGTCGGCTGACCTGAAGGATTTCCGTCGTGCGCTCGAACAATTGCCTGAAGATCAGCGCGAAGCGATCATACTGATCGGAGCATCCGGATTTTCCTACGAGGAAGCTGCCGAGATTTGCGGTTGTGCGGTTGGCACGATCAAGAGCCGGGTCAGCCGCGCCCGCACCCGGTTACAGGAAATACTGGAGATTTCCGGCGAAAATGAATTCGGGCCGGATGCGATCTCCGCCCAGATCACCAACAGTGTCTTCCCTGCCTGAAACCGCTTTCGCAGAAAATGAACAATGCCGGTGTCTGTCAACGCTCTTGGTCTTGGTGATCGAAGGAGCCGCCGCCTCGCGCATGTTCCTGTTGTGGTGCACTCTCGGGGCGCTGTGAGGAACTGGCGGTCATTGCCCTTGTCAGGGCTTCGATGAGATCGCTGTCCTTGTAGGGTTTCTCGACGACCGGAATATCGCTGAACCCTTCAAATATGTGATGGTTCGAGGCATATCCGGTCGCAAACACAAAGGGTATGCGCCGGCTTTGCAAAAGGCGGGCAAACGCGTCGGTCCAGTTTTCGGAGATCCTGATGTCGAGGATAGCCGACGAAATCCTGCGTGTTTCGAGAACCTGCGGATCCAGCTCCTCGAATGTCGAAACCGTAGTCACATCCTCGGCACCATGCTCCCTGCACAACTCCTCGATGCTCATGGCGATGAGGGCTTCGTCCTCCACGAGAAGGACGCGTGCGCCATCAAGTGTTTTCTTCAAACAGGCATTCCTTCAACCGATGAATATCTCTTTTCCGAGTTCTCATTAGTTGTCTTAATTGTCATTAAAAAAAGACATGCCCGTACACTTTGAGAAAACCAATGATAAAATGCTTTCACATTCCGGGAGGACGGGACTTGTGACAAAAGAGCAGGATATCGCCAGAGGCAGTCTGTCATGTGCCAAATGTCCGTTGCGCAAACGTGAGATCTTTCGCGTTTTTGAAGCCGACGAACTTTCCTTTGTCGAACATTTCAAAAAGGGTGATCTTGCGGTGCGACGCGGCGCAACCCTGCTCGTGGAAGGCGCCCATAACCCGCATCTCTACACTGTCCGGTCTGGCTGGGGCTTTCGGTACAAGCTGCTTGAAGATGGACGCCGCCAGATCGTCAATTACGTGATGCCCGGCGACCTGGTTGGCCTTCAGGGCAGTCTCATGGGCGAGATGCAGCATTCAGTCGAGGCGCTTTCTCCCATGCAGTTATGCGTGTTTGAAAAGGCAGAGCTTTTCACCCTCTATGAGCGTTTTCCCGGACTTGCATATGACATCACCTGGCTGGCCTCGCGCGAGGAATGCATGCTCGATGAGCACCTTTTGACCGTCGGCCGGCGTACGGCGGTCGAGAAGGTCGCGTATCTTCTCGCATTTGTTCTCGATCGAGCGAAGGAAAGCGGTCTCTCGTCGAATGGCACGCTGGAACTCACGCAGCAGCATGTTGCCGATACACTGGGCATCTCTCTGGTGCACACCAACAAGACGATCGCCCGTCTCGTCGATCGGAAATATGTGAAATGGGAAGACGGCGGGTGCCGGATACTCAATCCGGAGGGACTGGGCGAACTGGCGGGCTGGATGAGCGGCTCATCGGCGAAGCGGCCTTTTCTATAGGTCTCCGCGGTTGTCGGTAACGCTTTTGTGTGGAGCTTCCTGAAGCGGCGGGCGGTTCGATCCCGGGGATGATGTTTCCCGCCACCGCGTAGATTGTCAGCAATGCCGGAATCGCGATGAACCCGCCCACGGGTCCCCACATCCAGAGCCAGAAAGCGATCGCCAGAAACACGATGAACGGATTGAGTGTCATGCGCCTGCCGATCACCGTCGGCGTCACGAACTGTGCCTCGGTCGCGTTGAACGCGAGATAGGCGAGCGGAGGTATGAAACTGGCTGTCAGCGTGTCGAATGTGGCGAGGCCCACCGCAAGGAGAATGCAGGCCATCACCGCAGGGCCGATGTAAATCACGAAATTCAGCAGGGTTGCCATCGCTCCCCAGAGGGCGGGTGAGGGCACCCCGAGGAACCAGAGCGCGATGCTGACTGCGACGCCCAGACCGATGTTGATGATCGTGATCGACAGAAGGTAG includes:
- a CDS encoding response regulator; amino-acid sequence: MTLSARIAPHLPYLRRFSRAVSGSQSSGDALVAATLEALIADTSIFPEASTDKIALFRLFTSLFERLDIRVPDDAPASAWEQRARNNLSSLAPRPRQAFLLVAVENFRPEEAAEILETDDQGINAMLREASEEISRQVATDIMIIEDEPLIAMDIEEMVESLGHRVVGTARTHKQAVEMFSSTRPKMVLADIQLADGSSGLDAVNEILESSAVPVIFITAFPERLLTGERPEPTFLVTKPFSPEMVKALISQALFFDHQAQAAA
- a CDS encoding sigma-70 family RNA polymerase sigma factor; translated protein: MSVYPGFRDDLLAAVPSLRAFAVSLSKNTDRADDLVQEALVKAWDKQASYQPGTNLKAWLFTILRNEFYSQMRKRKREVEDSDGAITGRLSVHPAQEGSADLKDFRRALEQLPEDQREAIILIGASGFSYEEAAEICGCAVGTIKSRVSRARTRLQEILEISGENEFGPDAISAQITNSVFPA
- a CDS encoding Crp/Fnr family transcriptional regulator gives rise to the protein MTKEQDIARGSLSCAKCPLRKREIFRVFEADELSFVEHFKKGDLAVRRGATLLVEGAHNPHLYTVRSGWGFRYKLLEDGRRQIVNYVMPGDLVGLQGSLMGEMQHSVEALSPMQLCVFEKAELFTLYERFPGLAYDITWLASREECMLDEHLLTVGRRTAVEKVAYLLAFVLDRAKESGLSSNGTLELTQQHVADTLGISLVHTNKTIARLVDRKYVKWEDGGCRILNPEGLGELAGWMSGSSAKRPFL
- a CDS encoding DUF1328 domain-containing protein: MLYWALVFLVVALVAGALGFGGIAGASTGIAQILFYIFLILLVVSLVMGLMRRRG
- a CDS encoding response regulator, giving the protein MKKTLDGARVLLVEDEALIAMSIEELCREHGAEDVTTVSTFEELDPQVLETRRISSAILDIRISENWTDAFARLLQSRRIPFVFATGYASNHHIFEGFSDIPVVEKPYKDSDLIEALTRAMTASSSQRPESAPQQEHARGGGSFDHQDQER
- a CDS encoding NepR family anti-sigma factor gives rise to the protein MNYGKPDTRKSAGRRDKNDDPLGANSEIGRKLRQYYDDLIGEEIPDRFSDLLSQLEQKSGAGTAGNKD
- the phoB gene encoding phosphate regulon transcriptional regulator PhoB, with the protein product MAPKVMVVEDDEPLCVLLKYNLEAEGYQVEMISRGDEAEVRLQENVPDLLVLDWMVPAVSGIELCRRLRMRPETERLPVIMLTARGEESDRVRGLSTGADDYLVKPFSTPEFIARVRALLRRAKPEVLSTVLSVGDIVLDRESHRVYRRKNEIRLGPTEFRLLEFMMQHPGRVFSRSQLLDNVWGETIYIDERTVDVHVGRLRKAVNQGRLPDVIRTIRGAGYAIREA